Genomic DNA from Candidatus Omnitrophota bacterium:
GGTCGTGCATCTTGATGGCGTTGATGACCTGGGGCGGAAGATTCATATAGCAGCCCCCGCAGGACATCCCCGCCACAGGCACGATCGCCAGCCCGTGCTTGTTGGCCAAAATTCTTTCATACCGGGACAACAGGGGCTTATTGACCTCCGGGGCGATCTGTCCGCGCTGGGCGTCCAGGGACCGGACCTTCTCCTCAATCGCCTTCAGCTCATCCTCAATCTGCTTTTTCTGTGCGGCGAATTTCTTCTCTTCCTCGGCCAGCACGGCTTTTTCCTGATTGATCTGCGCCGTGACGGCATCGGCCCGGTCATACGACATTAAAATTTTTTCCTCGGCCATCGACTTGTCGGCCCGGATTCCCTCGATCTCGGTGAGTTTGGCTGTGTATTCCCGGTTGGTCTTGATCAACGACAATTGGGCGTTGGATTTGACGATCGCGTCTTCCTTGGACTGAAGGTCCATTTCAAACGACTTTCGCTCGACCAGGATAGCTTTCAGCTTTTCCTCAAGGGCCTTGAGTCCGGCTTTCTTGCTTTCAAATCGGCTGGTAAGGTCTTTAAGGAGAACCGGCTTATCCCTCAGCTCGTTCTTGAGATTGTAAATCTGTACGTCAATTTTCTGAAGACTCACAAGCCTGCGTATCTGATCTATGAGCGTGACTTCCGGCACAAACCAATCCTTCCTTAAGCACAAACGCTGCAAAACCCCATGCAAGACTTCCCCCGGAACCGCAAATGAAATGGTGGGCACAGAAGGACTCGAACGTCGCGATCCTCCGCTACGCTGCGGATCCGCTCCTCACAGGGGCTCCGCCCCTATGACGCTCCCCCGCAGAAATGCTGCGGGGTCACTGTGACCCCGACGACGCGGGAAAATGCTTTTCCCGCACCCTTTGGGTTCGAGTCCTTGCTCGAACCGCATTTCAAATACTGGTGGGCACAGAAGGACTCGAACCTTCGACCTCTGCCATGTGAGGGCAGCGCTCTAACCAGCTGAGCTATGCGCCCGCCGTAAATCCCCAAACCTCAGGCGTCAACTTTACAAAAACTGAATTTTCCGTCCAGGACAGCGTCGCGGGCCGATATTCCCCTCACGCGCCCCAACACCTCCCGCAACCTGCCCGTCCGTCACTTATCCTGGGCCCAGAAGGACTCGAACCTCCGACCAAGTGATTATGAGTCACCTGCTCTCACCGACTGAGCTATGGGCCCGATATTGAATTCCCCTGCTGCGAGGCCCGACGCCTTGTCCTCTTCAGCGATCAAGTCCCGAGCCCTGCGAGGGACTGAGCCTATGGGCCCGAAATCAAAACTCCGGTTACAAGGCACTCCTCAAAGGCTGCCTTCGCCGCTACAGTCCCGGGCCCAGAAACAGGTTAAACGATGAGCCCGCGCGACCTTGCCTGCGATTGTTCTTGGCACAAAAATTTGTCCTTTAGAATATCACAAGAAAGCCGAACTTTCAATAAAATTCACGAGGGGAAGAGGTTGCAAACGAAAGGCAACGCGCTACGGGGCGGATTTGGAAGCCGGACGGTCAACGACATTGATCTTGAGAGTGGCGGACGGGTTCACCCCCTGGATGCTCATGCTGTAAACGCTATAAATTTCAAACTCCTTGGGCCTTTGAAAGCTCTCCCCTTTCAGCCGCAGAGAAATCGAATCCCCCGACCTCAAAATGACCGAGGCCCCCTGGCCGACCGCGCTGGTCGGATAGGTCCCCCAGGCCATGTTGTCGATGAGAAAATACAGATTTTCCGGCCCCATATGCCGGACCCACATATGGCGCTTGGTGACATTTTTCAGGACCACCTCGAACTCGATGTCCTCGCGCGTATAATACACGTCCTGCAGCGGCCTGAGCTCCATCCGGAGCGGCATGTAGGACTGCTGATGCTGGCCCAACACCATCCCGTATTTCTGGACCAACGGCATAAGGTCAAACTGCGTCCGGAGCAAATGCTTGTTCAGATAACCGGACATTTTCACATCCAGAAGTGGGAATGAAAAATTAAACGAGGTCGCCCGGGAGGGAAACGTTCTGTCATCGATCCGATCAATAGTCAGGCCAAAGGCGTAAGGGGTTTTATAGGGTCTCTCTGAAGTGCCTTTGTATTCATAAACGATCGCGTAAATCCCCTGCTGATTTTCATAAAGGGCGCTCGGTCCGAAGGCCGAAAGCTCTTTGTAATTCTCCTTTTCCGCGAGGACATCCTGATAGATGCTCAGGATCGCCTCATTGGCGATCTCCTTGGTCTTGGGATCAACCTGCCCGGAGGCCGGGTCCTCCCCCCGGACAACAGACGGAGACAGGGCCCAAAGGAAACACAGGAACAAAAGGGTTCTTTTCATGCCGTCTCTGTTCTTTTACGGTTAAACGTATTTCAATTATATCACAGGACAACCGGAATGCACTGCCCGCGAAGAAATTTAAGGACCCAAAGAAAAGGCCTGCCGAAAACACCGGCAGGCCTTTTCACGGAATACGGACAACGGGACAACCGCCTCAGAAGGACCCTTCCGCGTCGCGGGCCGCCATGTCCAAGAACGCCTTGATGCGGCGGGAACGGGTCGGGTGGCGCAGCTTCCTCAGCGCCTTGGATTCGATCTGCCGGACGCGTTCACGGGTCACGTTGAATTCGCTCCCGACTTCCTCCAGGGTCCGGCTGGTCCCGTCATGGATACCGAACCGGAGCTCCAGGATTTTTCTCTCGCGCTCATCCAGCGTTTCCAGGACGGAGGAAATCTCGTCCTTGAGCATCGAATGCAGGGTCGCGTTGGCCGGGGATACGGCCTTTTTATCCTCGATGAAATCTCCGAAATTCGTGTCACCCTCGTCTCCGATCGGCGTCTGTAAAGAGATCGGGACCTGG
This window encodes:
- a CDS encoding C4-type zinc ribbon domain-containing protein, which gives rise to MPEVTLIDQIRRLVSLQKIDVQIYNLKNELRDKPVLLKDLTSRFESKKAGLKALEEKLKAILVERKSFEMDLQSKEDAIVKSNAQLSLIKTNREYTAKLTEIEGIRADKSMAEEKILMSYDRADAVTAQINQEKAVLAEEEKKFAAQKKQIEDELKAIEEKVRSLDAQRGQIAPEVNKPLLSRYERILANKHGLAIVPVAGMSCGGCYMNLPPQVINAIKMHDQMICCEMCTRILYLEDEM